The Agelaius phoeniceus isolate bAgePho1 chromosome 4, bAgePho1.hap1, whole genome shotgun sequence genome includes a region encoding these proteins:
- the PDCL2 gene encoding LOW QUALITY PROTEIN: phosducin-like protein 2 (The sequence of the model RefSeq protein was modified relative to this genomic sequence to represent the inferred CDS: inserted 1 base in 1 codon; deleted 1 base in 1 codon; substituted 3 bases at 3 genomic stop codons), with amino-acid sequence MQIVTSVKPYEXMNLEELKGAEVGFDETDKKAIDMYRQQHLQGPKCLQRRQKYVKLRESSGKHYAKEARNAPEDVXVIINLYWSSTPVCLLVNEHLNLLAXKFPEGKFLKAIVNCCFQNSKDRCLPTILVYKXSEIQGRFIGIAKHVGRYLKTESTRNVSK; translated from the exons ATGCAGATAGTGACAAGTG TGAAACCATATGAATGAATGAATCTTGAAGAACTAAAGGGAGCTGAAGTTGGCTTTGATGAGACTGATAAGAAAGCTATTGATATGTACAG GCAGCAACACTTGCAGGGACCGAAATGTCTTCAGAGGAGGCAAAAGTATGTGAAGCTAAGAGAAAGCTCTGGAAAGCACTATGCAAAAGAAGCA AGAAATGCTCCAGAGGATGTTTAGGTTATAATTAACCTTTATTGGTCAAG TACCCCAGTGTGTTTACTGGTTAATGAACACCTCAACCTGCTGGCCTGAAAGTTTCCAGAAGGCAAGTTTCTCAAAGCCATTGTAAACTGCTGCTTTCAGAATTCCAAGGACAGGTGTTTACCCACAATACTTGTATATA CTAGTGAAATACAAGGCAGGTTCATTGGGATAGCTAAACATGTGGGAAGATATCTGAAAACAGAAAGCACTAGGAATGTTTCTAAATAA